AGGGTTTGTGCTGTCCGGATTGCTGCAGCCCGAAGGAATCGATTAAAGTCCCGCAAACTGCCAACATGCATGATATTTCGGACATCCCTCTCAAGGTAGGTTGCTATATATGAAGGGTACCAATGCTGCCGGTTAATATCCTTATCTGCATATAGAGCGGGGAAGCCTCCGGTGCTTATGTAGTCCTCAACAGAAGTAAGTCTGTTCCCTCGTTCCAATTCGTGAGCAGACAGTGGCTGGAGATTGACTATGCCACAGCGTCCGGCCAGGCTTTCTGAAAGATTCTGCATAAGCGGAAAACTCTGTGAGCCTGTTATGAAAAACTGTCCCTTTTGTTTTGCCTTGTCAACGGTTAGCTTGATATACCTGAAGAGGTCAGGCGCATACTGCGCCTCATCTATAATGGCAGGAAATTTCAGTGCATCTATGAAATCCTGTGGCGCATTTGCTGCCTCTGCTGCCCGTGCCGGGTCATCCAACGTTACATAAGATAAACCCGGGAACAGGTGATTTAAAATACTTGTTTTACCAACCTGACGGGCACCGGTGACAAAGACTACCGGGAACTGCTTCCCGAGCTCCCTAATCAGGCCTTCCGCATTTCTCTTTATCCACATGTGGATATTATGCAGTTGCTTTGCATAAATGTCCAGCCTGATTGTTAGGAATAACCGCTGGCGATCAGATACTATTTAAAAAACTTCCTGATATTTCCTATATGCAATCCCAGCCATTCTTTTTTATAGTCTTTAGATGTATCCTCCAGCCTTGACGCCTTTTCTTTTTGAAGACTTCAGGTTGATCCTGGAGGAGTCGAGCTTGATAACCGGAACGTCCTGATCTGTTTCCCCTGACAGATTGTGTAGGCAAAGAGAGAGCTTTTATTGTGTCAACGGGGTTATAAGGTCTGAATATTTCATTTAATTTTCTTCCTGTGGTATTATATTCAGTCAGTTTCATCGGTGGTGGGTAGTGGTGGTGAA
This DNA window, taken from Nitrospirota bacterium, encodes the following:
- a CDS encoding ATP-binding protein; this encodes MWIKRNAEGLIRELGKQFPVVFVTGARQVGKTSILNHLFPGLSYVTLDDPARAAEAANAPQDFIDALKFPAIIDEAQYAPDLFRYIKLTVDKAKQKGQFFITGSQSFPLMQNLSESLAGRCGIVNLQPLSAHELERGNRLTSVEDYISTGGFPALYADKDINRQHWYPSYIATYLERDVRNIMHVGSLRDFNRFLRAAAIRTAQTLSFADLARDVGVAPNTVKAWISVLEASHMIHLLEPYHRSIGKRLVKSPKLYFLDTGLAANLMGLYSWQDIANSPMAGALWETYAFSQIQRHLLSQGINNPPLYYWRTKDGREVDFIIEKGGQFMAIEAKLTGAPTLDEAKGFNYFRNYYGEDSVLKKYVVCRVKKDHAIGKDVKAINGIQLEL